A single window of Marinobacter sp. LA51 DNA harbors:
- the queF gene encoding NADPH-dependent 7-cyano-7-deazaguanine reductase QueF (Catalyzes the NADPH-dependent reduction of 7-cyano-7-deazaguanine (preQ0) to 7-aminomethyl-7-deazaguanine (preQ1) in queuosine biosynthesis), which produces MALQNAPLGKASEYPDRYDPSLLFPVARDENRRRIGLGDGRWPWFGEDLWQAWEVSWLRLSGVPAVAWAEIRFPAASPSIIESKSLKLYLNSFNQSAFSSPEQVAKTITDDLSSACGAAVQVDMKSVDEPGDAFGRPQGYELIDDEPVSDVVYEYAPKSLSASDEVVTEKLCSHLLKSNCPVTGQPDWATLMVSYTGPKIDRAGLLKYVVSFRQKQDFHEHCVETVFTDLMAQCQPEKLMVCARYTRRGGLDINPWRATEPAQESGGRLVRQ; this is translated from the coding sequence ATGGCGCTTCAAAACGCACCGCTGGGGAAGGCCAGCGAATACCCGGATCGGTACGATCCGTCTCTGCTATTTCCGGTTGCCCGGGACGAAAACCGTCGCCGGATTGGGCTGGGCGATGGTCGCTGGCCATGGTTTGGAGAAGATCTATGGCAGGCCTGGGAAGTGTCCTGGCTTCGTTTAAGTGGTGTGCCGGCAGTAGCTTGGGCGGAAATCCGATTTCCGGCCGCATCGCCGTCCATCATTGAATCCAAGTCCCTCAAGCTGTACCTGAATTCGTTCAACCAGAGCGCCTTTTCATCGCCTGAGCAGGTTGCCAAAACCATCACCGATGACCTTTCCAGCGCCTGCGGTGCCGCCGTTCAGGTTGATATGAAGAGCGTGGATGAGCCGGGTGATGCTTTTGGCAGGCCTCAGGGGTACGAGCTTATTGACGACGAGCCGGTCAGTGACGTGGTTTACGAGTATGCCCCGAAGTCGCTGAGTGCCAGCGATGAAGTCGTTACAGAGAAACTGTGTTCGCATCTCCTGAAGAGTAATTGTCCTGTGACTGGGCAGCCCGACTGGGCCACGCTCATGGTTAGCTATACTGGGCCAAAAATTGATCGGGCGGGACTGCTTAAATACGTTGTCAGTTTCCGGCAGAAGCAGGATTTCCACGAACACTGCGTGGAAACGGTGTTTACGGATCTAATGGCACAGTGCCAGCCGGAAAAGCTCATGGTATGTGCCCGCTATACACGAAGAGGCGGGTTGGATATCAATCCCTGGCGCGCCACCGAACCTGCACAGGAGAGCGGCGGCAGGCTGGTTCGTCAGTAG
- a CDS encoding adenylate/guanylate cyclase domain-containing protein — protein sequence MVSVTPELRSPSSALPMDHHNHPVVIPPMPDYNGRILAYTATAVIIVTGALQGAFEQWLLWLVAGALTWPHVAHALTRRTFLQHSPRIRHKMLIFDCMVGGAFIGCIGLVAIPSVSVVLMLMFSCLIVGGIRQWFLGSIFMAAAIAASVAIVGPSESLESPLLTSILAICATGLYICLTAYYSHQQAQALMLAKTQIQNQREQSIALSHKLSKYLSPQVWQSIFTGERDVRLETQRKKLAVFFSDIKGFTELSEEMEPEALTELLNHYFNEMSEVALKYGGTIDKFVGDSIMVFFGDPTSRGQREDAFACVSMAVEMRKHMKIMRQKWRSQGIKTPLQIRMGISTGYTTVGNFGAENRMDYTIIGKEVNLASRLESLAEPGEILISYETFSLIKDKIMCRDKGEITVKGFGKPVPIYEVVDFRRDMGPHRSFLEHEHNGFAMYLDSDKVTEKEREAILAALEDAADRLRQEEGAS from the coding sequence ATGGTAAGCGTAACGCCGGAGCTGCGCAGCCCCAGCAGCGCATTGCCCATGGATCATCACAATCATCCTGTGGTGATTCCTCCTATGCCGGACTATAACGGCCGGATTCTTGCCTACACTGCTACTGCCGTCATTATTGTTACTGGCGCGCTCCAGGGAGCCTTCGAGCAATGGTTGTTGTGGCTGGTGGCGGGCGCCCTGACCTGGCCGCACGTCGCTCACGCACTGACCCGCCGCACCTTCCTCCAGCACTCGCCCCGTATCCGTCATAAGATGCTGATTTTCGATTGCATGGTTGGCGGCGCCTTTATTGGTTGTATCGGGTTGGTGGCCATACCATCGGTGTCTGTTGTCCTGATGCTGATGTTCAGCTGCCTTATCGTTGGCGGCATCCGGCAATGGTTTCTGGGCAGCATCTTTATGGCCGCGGCCATTGCGGCCTCCGTCGCCATTGTCGGGCCTTCCGAGTCGCTGGAATCACCACTGCTGACCAGCATTCTCGCCATTTGCGCCACCGGCCTTTATATCTGCCTCACTGCCTACTATTCGCACCAACAGGCCCAGGCGCTGATGCTGGCCAAAACCCAAATCCAGAATCAGCGCGAACAATCCATCGCACTCTCCCACAAACTGTCCAAGTACCTGTCACCCCAGGTCTGGCAATCGATTTTCACCGGTGAGCGCGACGTTCGGCTTGAAACCCAGCGCAAGAAACTGGCCGTGTTCTTTTCCGATATCAAGGGTTTTACAGAGCTGTCGGAAGAAATGGAGCCGGAGGCGCTGACAGAACTCCTGAACCACTACTTCAACGAAATGTCAGAAGTGGCGCTGAAGTACGGCGGCACCATCGACAAATTCGTCGGCGATTCGATCATGGTGTTCTTTGGCGACCCCACCAGCCGTGGCCAACGAGAGGACGCCTTTGCCTGCGTTTCAATGGCGGTTGAGATGCGCAAACACATGAAGATCATGCGTCAGAAATGGCGCAGTCAGGGCATCAAGACACCCTTGCAGATCCGCATGGGGATTAGCACCGGGTATACCACTGTGGGCAACTTTGGCGCCGAAAACCGGATGGACTACACCATCATCGGCAAGGAAGTGAATCTGGCCAGCCGACTGGAATCGCTTGCCGAACCTGGTGAGATCCTGATCTCCTACGAAACCTTCTCGCTCATCAAAGACAAGATCATGTGCCGGGATAAAGGGGAGATTACGGTGAAGGGCTTCGGCAAACCCGTTCCCATTTACGAAGTGGTCGATTTCCGCAGGGATATGGGGCCCCACCGCAGCTTTCTCGAACATGAGCATAATGGGTTTGCCATGTACCTGGATTCGGACAAGGTGACCGAGAAAGAACGGGAGGCCATCCTGGCTGCCCTCGAGGATGCCGCCGACCGGCTTCGCCAGGAAGAAGGCGCATCCTGA
- a CDS encoding DUF962 domain-containing protein — translation MSEQQTFNNFSEFYPYYLEEHSDVTCRRLHFVGSLLVLIVTAWALMSGRLAWLLLVPVIGYGFAWVGHFKFEKNRPATFKHPLYSLAGDWVMFRDMLIGRIRF, via the coding sequence ATGAGTGAGCAACAAACGTTTAACAACTTTTCCGAATTCTATCCTTACTACCTCGAAGAACACAGCGACGTTACGTGTCGTCGGCTTCACTTCGTTGGCAGTCTGTTGGTTCTGATCGTCACAGCCTGGGCGCTAATGTCCGGGAGGCTGGCGTGGCTGCTGCTGGTGCCGGTCATTGGTTACGGCTTCGCCTGGGTTGGCCATTTCAAGTTTGAGAAAAACCGACCCGCTACGTTTAAACATCCGCTGTACAGCCTTGCAGGCGATTGGGTCATGTTCAGGGATATGCTCATTGGCCGGATTCGCTTCTAG
- a CDS encoding nitroreductase family protein: MTAVSEFLLNRASEPRLEAPAPDSETLERAFACAARAPDHALLRPWRYLIIEGEGLKALGDLFASTCANNSDEQAIEKLRRAPLRAPMVIVGIASPTPHPKVPEVEQIMSAAAGMSFLELALQEAGFGVMWRTGSPAYHTQVHQGLGLSETESIVGFLYTGTVSSEKPPVPRPETPDFVQHWNG, encoded by the coding sequence ATGACCGCAGTCAGCGAATTTCTGCTCAACCGGGCTTCCGAGCCAAGGCTGGAGGCACCGGCACCCGATTCTGAAACCCTGGAGCGAGCCTTTGCCTGTGCCGCCCGGGCGCCTGATCATGCACTCCTTCGCCCCTGGCGCTACCTGATCATCGAAGGCGAGGGGCTAAAGGCCCTGGGTGACCTGTTTGCGTCTACCTGTGCCAATAACAGTGACGAGCAGGCAATCGAAAAGCTGCGCAGGGCACCGCTGAGGGCGCCGATGGTTATCGTAGGAATTGCCTCTCCGACGCCCCATCCCAAGGTGCCGGAAGTTGAGCAGATTATGTCTGCAGCAGCCGGCATGAGTTTTCTGGAACTGGCCCTGCAGGAAGCCGGATTTGGTGTCATGTGGCGCACCGGGAGTCCGGCCTATCACACCCAGGTGCACCAGGGGCTGGGTCTCAGTGAGACCGAATCAATCGTCGGCTTTCTCTACACGGGTACGGTGTCGTCGGAAAAGCCTCCGGTGCCAAGGCCGGAAACCCCCGATTTTGTCCAGCACTGGAACGGCTGA
- the flgB gene encoding flagellar basal body rod protein FlgB, whose protein sequence is MAISFDNALGVHAQALEARVKRAEVLANNLANADTPGYKARDVDFQAMMQKAQQSVSGFEMAKTDDGHMDTSTESASGDLLYRTPHQPSLDGNTVDAQQEQSRFMRNAMDYQASFQFLSSKFSGLTKAIKGE, encoded by the coding sequence ATGGCAATTTCATTTGATAACGCTCTGGGAGTTCACGCTCAGGCGCTGGAAGCCCGGGTAAAGCGGGCGGAAGTGTTGGCGAACAACCTCGCCAATGCCGACACCCCGGGTTACAAGGCGCGGGACGTCGATTTCCAGGCGATGATGCAGAAAGCTCAGCAGAGCGTTTCCGGATTTGAAATGGCCAAGACGGACGATGGTCACATGGACACGTCCACAGAGTCTGCCAGCGGAGATCTGCTATACCGCACCCCGCACCAGCCATCACTGGACGGCAACACTGTTGACGCCCAGCAGGAGCAGTCCCGGTTCATGCGCAACGCCATGGATTACCAGGCCAGCTTCCAGTTTCTGAGCAGCAAATTTTCCGGGCTGACCAAAGCCATCAAGGGCGAGTAA
- the flgC gene encoding flagellar basal body rod protein FlgC, producing the protein MSLGSIFDIAGSGMTAQSLRLNTTASNIANAETASSSTEETYRARKPVFAAIQQSMLNPDQQNLGMGGQQGPGAGVRVEGVVESQADLQMRYEPQHPAANEEGYVFYPNVNVVEEMADMMSSSRSYQMNVDIMNTAKSMMQRILTLGQQ; encoded by the coding sequence ATGTCATTAGGCAGCATTTTTGACATCGCCGGGTCCGGCATGACCGCGCAGTCATTGCGGCTGAACACCACGGCTTCCAACATTGCCAATGCTGAAACCGCCAGTTCCAGTACCGAAGAAACCTACCGGGCACGCAAGCCGGTTTTTGCCGCCATCCAGCAGTCCATGCTTAACCCGGATCAGCAGAACCTTGGAATGGGCGGGCAGCAAGGTCCTGGTGCCGGTGTTCGTGTGGAGGGCGTGGTTGAGAGCCAGGCCGATCTGCAGATGCGTTATGAGCCGCAGCACCCTGCGGCCAACGAAGAGGGCTATGTGTTCTACCCGAACGTTAACGTGGTGGAAGAGATGGCCGACATGATGTCCTCCTCGCGCAGCTACCAAATGAACGTGGATATCATGAATACCGCCAAATCCATGATGCAGCGCATTCTGACGCTGGGTCAGCAGTAA
- a CDS encoding flagellar hook assembly protein FlgD, producing MSAINATDASDVLSQYQLKQQSGAEGNSELGRNEFMELMLAQLKNQNPLEPQDNGEFISQLAQFSSLEEMQKLSGNVDDVVGQFRSTQALQASAMVGKSVLAPSQIGVLGAEGVVDGTIEVPASTGGLRLSVQNQQGELVRQIDLGSSPAGVKSFSWDGQDGNGNQLPPGPYRIVAEASYPEGQQQLSTMVSANVDSVSLGQGGSVTLNLAGMGSIALSDVKQIN from the coding sequence ATGAGCGCAATTAACGCAACAGACGCTTCCGATGTTCTGAGCCAGTACCAGCTCAAGCAACAGAGCGGTGCCGAGGGCAACAGTGAGCTCGGCAGAAACGAATTCATGGAGCTGATGCTGGCCCAGCTGAAAAATCAGAATCCGCTGGAGCCTCAGGACAACGGCGAATTTATCTCCCAGTTGGCCCAGTTCAGTTCACTGGAGGAAATGCAGAAGCTGTCCGGCAATGTTGACGATGTGGTTGGTCAGTTTCGCTCAACGCAGGCACTGCAGGCCTCGGCCATGGTCGGCAAGAGCGTGCTGGCACCGTCTCAGATTGGGGTGTTGGGGGCTGAGGGCGTGGTTGATGGAACCATTGAGGTACCGGCATCCACCGGTGGCCTGCGGCTTTCAGTTCAGAATCAGCAGGGCGAACTGGTGCGTCAGATTGACCTGGGTAGCAGTCCGGCGGGCGTGAAGTCGTTTAGCTGGGATGGCCAGGACGGCAACGGCAACCAATTGCCGCCGGGGCCTTACCGGATTGTTGCGGAAGCTTCCTATCCGGAAGGCCAGCAGCAACTGTCGACCATGGTTAGCGCCAACGTTGACAGCGTCTCCCTGGGCCAGGGCGGTTCAGTGACATTGAATCTCGCGGGTATGGGCTCGATCGCCCTGTCCGATGTCAAGCAAATTAACTAA
- a CDS encoding flagellar hook protein FlgE has product MAFNTGLSGLRAASVDLDVTGNNIANASTVGFKGSKAQFGDLYASGFLGAGNSTVGDGVRVQDVKQSFSQGNVSFTDSGLDMAISGDGFFILNNGGETRYSRAGQFGIDKDGFVTNNQNMRVQGFTADGDGNLSGIRGDLQVSTDNLAPRRTTSLSSDLNLDSREPVLETRVRDIGPLAFTDISGETFNVQYTDGTPDVSVDLTAATTAREAAAALNNAPGLSASATTTATTALDDAYITSAGASNFAFSLSVNGAPLALDTSNITSLQDLVDSINNSSETSISASAVDDGTGTNVLRVIHNQGDTLTYRYDDDGELGTDTDADVSVQGDINATADRVVAGIVDPADGDFETAFNTSPIRITNEFNPQDQRTYNHATSTTIYDSLGNSHELTQFYVKEPSPGAGVGTSEWSVYVEIDGELVAGTDTTPFTARFDQNGNLQSIDGDPAGEFVVDDWVPKDSNGQPNGADGPPAAGTAVVTPIPEPPTSSAFVVNLSDTTQYGAAFGVNDQQQNGYTTGRLSGLDVSGTGVIFARYTNGQSQSLGQVALASFNNTNGLSPVGDTSWVETFESGQPIFGAPDTGTLGSIQASSVEESNVDLSAELVNLIIAQRNYQANAKTIETSDAVTQTIINLR; this is encoded by the coding sequence ATGGCATTTAACACAGGGCTCAGTGGCCTCCGGGCAGCATCGGTGGATCTGGACGTCACCGGCAACAATATTGCCAACGCCAGTACCGTCGGTTTTAAAGGCAGCAAGGCGCAGTTTGGTGATCTTTACGCCAGCGGCTTTTTGGGTGCCGGAAACAGTACTGTGGGCGACGGCGTGCGCGTTCAGGACGTTAAGCAGTCTTTCAGTCAGGGCAATGTCAGTTTTACGGACAGCGGCCTGGACATGGCGATCAGTGGTGATGGCTTCTTCATCCTGAATAACGGTGGCGAGACTCGCTATTCACGGGCAGGGCAGTTCGGCATCGATAAGGACGGCTTTGTCACCAACAACCAGAACATGCGTGTTCAGGGCTTCACCGCCGATGGCGATGGTAATCTGTCCGGTATCCGTGGAGATTTGCAGGTATCAACCGACAATCTGGCGCCACGCCGTACCACCAGCCTGTCATCAGACCTGAACCTGGATTCCCGCGAGCCGGTACTCGAAACCCGGGTTCGGGATATTGGGCCGCTGGCGTTTACCGACATATCGGGTGAAACCTTCAATGTTCAGTACACCGACGGTACGCCTGACGTTTCGGTTGATCTGACGGCAGCGACCACCGCACGAGAAGCCGCTGCGGCCCTGAACAATGCTCCGGGATTGAGTGCGTCAGCCACGACCACGGCAACAACGGCTTTGGACGATGCCTACATTACCTCGGCCGGTGCGAGCAACTTTGCCTTCAGCCTCAGCGTTAATGGTGCTCCGTTGGCGCTGGATACCAGCAATATTACATCGCTGCAGGATCTGGTGGATTCCATCAATAACTCCAGCGAAACGTCGATTTCTGCGTCGGCCGTGGACGACGGTACCGGTACCAATGTCCTGCGCGTTATCCACAACCAGGGCGACACTCTGACCTACCGCTATGACGATGATGGCGAGCTGGGTACAGACACCGATGCGGATGTTTCAGTTCAGGGCGATATCAACGCCACGGCAGATCGTGTGGTAGCCGGCATTGTTGATCCCGCTGACGGTGATTTCGAGACGGCCTTCAACACCTCGCCGATTCGGATTACCAACGAGTTTAATCCCCAGGATCAGCGCACCTACAACCATGCGACCTCGACCACCATTTACGACAGCCTCGGTAACTCCCACGAGCTGACCCAGTTCTATGTGAAAGAGCCGTCTCCGGGTGCCGGTGTAGGTACCAGTGAGTGGTCGGTTTACGTTGAGATCGACGGTGAGCTGGTTGCTGGAACAGACACCACGCCGTTCACTGCGCGTTTCGACCAGAACGGTAACCTGCAGTCCATCGACGGTGATCCCGCCGGTGAGTTTGTGGTGGATGACTGGGTTCCGAAAGACAGCAACGGTCAGCCCAATGGCGCTGATGGTCCGCCCGCCGCTGGCACCGCGGTTGTGACACCGATTCCTGAGCCTCCCACATCGTCGGCGTTTGTGGTCAATCTGTCGGATACCACCCAGTATGGCGCTGCGTTTGGGGTCAATGACCAGCAGCAGAATGGTTACACCACGGGCCGGTTGTCCGGTCTGGATGTTTCGGGTACTGGTGTTATCTTTGCCCGGTACACCAATGGTCAATCCCAGTCGCTGGGACAGGTGGCTCTGGCGTCCTTCAACAACACCAACGGGCTGTCGCCGGTAGGGGATACCTCCTGGGTCGAGACCTTCGAGTCTGGACAGCCGATCTTTGGTGCTCCGGACACTGGCACCCTTGGTTCTATCCAGGCCAGTTCCGTTGAGGAATCCAACGTCGATCTGTCGGCAGAGCTGGTGAACCTGATCATTGCCCAGCGCAATTACCAGGCCAATGCCAAGACCATTGAAACCTCTGATGCGGTCACCCAGACCATCATCAACCTCCGCTAG
- a CDS encoding flagellar basal body rod protein FlgF, producing the protein MDKALYLGMSGAKQNMLGQRAHANNLANVSTTGFKKDFAQARSMPVYGESYPTRAYAMTERPGTDMSAGALMETGRKLDVALEGEGWLAIQNNVGEEVFTRTGSLQVDVNGLMRLADGELVLGNGGPVALPPFENVQIGADGTVSIVPVGGAPDELVEVDRLKLVNPPLDALEKGPDGFMRRQPDQAIDGAEPPDANLRVATGFLESSNVNAVQEMISNLQLSRQYEMQVKVMSTAKENSEAAARLLQNL; encoded by the coding sequence ATGGACAAAGCCCTCTATCTCGGTATGTCTGGCGCCAAGCAAAATATGCTGGGTCAGCGTGCCCACGCCAACAACCTGGCTAACGTCAGTACCACAGGGTTCAAGAAAGACTTCGCACAGGCTCGTAGCATGCCGGTGTATGGCGAATCCTATCCGACCCGTGCCTACGCCATGACCGAGCGGCCAGGTACCGACATGTCGGCCGGTGCCCTCATGGAGACCGGCCGGAAACTTGACGTCGCCCTGGAAGGCGAAGGCTGGCTGGCCATCCAGAACAACGTCGGCGAAGAAGTCTTCACCCGTACCGGCAGCCTGCAGGTTGATGTAAATGGCCTGATGCGGTTGGCCGATGGCGAGCTGGTGCTTGGCAATGGTGGTCCGGTCGCGCTTCCCCCTTTTGAAAACGTTCAGATTGGTGCTGATGGCACCGTTTCGATTGTGCCCGTTGGAGGCGCTCCGGATGAGCTGGTTGAAGTGGATCGGCTCAAGCTGGTGAATCCGCCACTGGACGCGCTGGAAAAAGGGCCGGATGGTTTTATGCGGCGTCAGCCGGATCAGGCCATCGACGGCGCTGAGCCGCCGGACGCCAATCTGCGAGTGGCCACCGGGTTCCTGGAAAGCTCCAACGTTAATGCCGTGCAGGAAATGATTTCCAACCTTCAGCTGTCTCGGCAGTACGAGATGCAGGTGAAGGTGATGAGCACGGCTAAAGAAAATTCCGAAGCGGCGGCACGGCTGTTGCAGAACCTCTGA